The genomic region CGCTCGCAATGACCACCTGGTTGTGGGTCGTGGTCACGAACTTTCATGCTCATGGGAGTGGGAGGCTCCTGCTGGGGTATGGCTTTGATTATGATGCTCCCTCGCAACGATACCGTGTCGTTCGGATTTCCGATGATAGTAGTGTTGATAGTCCTGATAATACGAATACCCATGGCTATGCAGATCCATATTGTTCAGGACGACGCCCAAGATTTTCGCGTTGACTGCGTTGAGTGTTTTTACCGCTCTTTGAGCGGCATCTCGAACCGTTTTACCTGCACGGATAACAAACAAGGTGCCCTCGGCGAATGTGGACAGCAGAACGCTATCGGTAAACCCCAACACCGGCGGCGCGTCGATAATCACATGCTTGAACTTCTGACAGAGCAGATCCATGGCGTCCTTCATCCGCTCGGAGCCGAGCAACTCCGCCGGATTCAATGGGGATTGTCCCGCCGGCAGCAGATAGAGGTTGGGGATCGTCGTTTGTTTGATCGTGGCGCCGAGCTCTGCATCCCCCACAAGAAAGTTCGACAGCCCGGGCGTCCGATCCTCCCCCAGGATCCGGTGACAATCGGGATAGCGCATATCCCCATCGATGAGCAGAATATCACCGCCGAGTTGCGACAGCGCGATAGCAAGATTGATCGATACTCCTGTTTTACCGTCGCCCGGTTCCGCGCTCGTCACGAGGAGCAACTTGGGAGGGTTCTCCGGGAGAGAGAAGAGGAGCGAGGTCCGAATATTCCGGATAGCCTCACTCACCAACGAGGACTGATCCTGATACATGGCCAGTTCAAACGACTTCGTTTCCTGGCCGTTGCTGGTTCCTTTCAGTCGCCTTCTTCGTTCGGCGGAGGCTAATGCCGGCACGGCCCCCAGAATCGGCAATGCGAACGTCGATTCGACCTCTTCGATCTTATTGACAGTATTGTCGAGGTAGTCGGCGAAGAACGCTAAGCCGATCCCCAGACTCAAACCAAGGACGATCCCGAGCGTCAGGTTGAGCAGCTTCTTAGGGCGATCGGGCCAGAGCGGAACTTTTGCCCGATCGGTGACCTGGATATTCGTGGAATCGAGTCCCACAGAGACGGCCGTCTCCTTCATGCGCTGCAAGAGACCGGCGTACAGCTCACGATTAATATCCACTTCTCGCTTCAGGATGTTGTACTGGATGGCATCTTCATTGGTCTTGAGGGTCACCTGTTTCTGCTGGTCCACCGAGCTTTGTAGCAGATGTTCCGATTTCAGAGCTGCCTCATAACTCGACCGCAGCCCGCCAATAATCTTTTGAACCTCACCATCGAGCCGTGCCTTCACCTCATCGATATTGCTCTTCAGCGCCACCATCCTCGGGTAGTCCGGCAGAAACGTCTCGGAGAGCTTTCTGTATTCGGCTTGAAGGCGGAAATACTCTGTCTTCAAGCTAGTAATCAGCGGATTTTCCAGCACCGATGGAAGCGACTGGGACTCTTGTCCTTGAGCCTGTCGATACAGCGCCTCTTTCGCCAATCGATCGCTGCGCGCTTTCATCAGAGCATCGGTGAGCAGTGAAAGTTGCTTGGTTGTCTGCTCCTGTTTTTCATCGAGCACGAGGTATTGCTTCTGCTTGGCAAACTTTTGGAGCAGTTCATCAGAGCTTTCAAGCTTCACCTTCACCTCTTGAATCTGCTTCGCCAGGAAGTCGCCGGCATATTTCGTCGCGCCCACTTTCTGCTCGATGCTCTGTTCGATAAAGTTTTCTGCCATCGCGTTAGCCACCTGGGCAGAGAGCTCCGGCGAGGTACTAAGGAAAGCGATCTTTACCAGGCGGGTATTCTTGACGGGTTCAATCTCGAGCTTACTCAAAAAACGGT from Candidatus Methylomirabilota bacterium harbors:
- a CDS encoding polysaccharide biosynthesis tyrosine autokinase; its protein translation is MDPDNALVKVRDESGVPAKPQLWPVQAFPEQKKDPHLRDYWHVLLKHRWIVLTCFLVTVITVATATFIQQPVYKAAATIQIDKTEPRILKFEEVSPSVNKETDDYYQTQYKLLTSYSLAERVVKLLKLETNPEFSGTDTGGPVSNAWAGLAGIVASLLQQSSTQRVPGEVSTIESPIVNRFLSKLEIEPVKNTRLVKIAFLSTSPELSAQVANAMAENFIEQSIEQKVGATKYAGDFLAKQIQEVKVKLESSDELLQKFAKQKQYLVLDEKQEQTTKQLSLLTDALMKARSDRLAKEALYRQAQGQESQSLPSVLENPLITSLKTEYFRLQAEYRKLSETFLPDYPRMVALKSNIDEVKARLDGEVQKIIGGLRSSYEAALKSEHLLQSSVDQQKQVTLKTNEDAIQYNILKREVDINRELYAGLLQRMKETAVSVGLDSTNIQVTDRAKVPLWPDRPKKLLNLTLGIVLGLSLGIGLAFFADYLDNTVNKIEEVESTFALPILGAVPALASAERRRRLKGTSNGQETKSFELAMYQDQSSLVSEAIRNIRTSLLFSLPENPPKLLLVTSAEPGDGKTGVSINLAIALSQLGGDILLIDGDMRYPDCHRILGEDRTPGLSNFLVGDAELGATIKQTTIPNLYLLPAGQSPLNPAELLGSERMKDAMDLLCQKFKHVIIDAPPVLGFTDSVLLSTFAEGTLFVIRAGKTVRDAAQRAVKTLNAVNAKILGVVLNNMDLHSHGYSYYQDYQHYYHRKSERHGIVAREHHNQSHTPAGASHSHEHESS